The following proteins come from a genomic window of Pelmatolapia mariae isolate MD_Pm_ZW linkage group LG17, Pm_UMD_F_2, whole genome shotgun sequence:
- the wnt7ba gene encoding protein Wnt-7b, with protein MLIISSRSALLSVYYPQIFLILTSGSYLALSSVVALGANIICNKIPGLAPRQRALCQSRPDAIIVIGEGAQLGINECQYQFRYGRWNCSALGERTVFGQELRVGSREAAFTYAITAAGVAHAVTAACSQGNLSQCGCDQDKQGYHDQEEGWKWGGCSADVKYGVEFSRRFMDAREIKKNARRLMNLHNNEAGRKILEERMKLECKCHGVSGSCTTKTCWITLPNFREIGNLLKERYSDAVQVEPVRATRLRQPSFLRLKQARGYQKPTDTDLVYLERSPNYCEEDRATGSTGTRGRLCNGTSSLADGCNVMCCGRGHNTHHYTRVWQCNCKFHWCCFVKCNTCSEKSEVFTCK; from the exons ATGCTCATCATCTCATCTCGCAGTGCGCTGCTGTCCGTCTACTACCCACAGATCTTCCTCATCCTCACCAGCGGTAGCTACCT GGCGTTGTCTTCTGTGGTAGCTCTGGGTGCCAACATCATCTGCAACAAGATACCTGGACTGGCCCCACGTCAGAGAGCCCTCTGTCAGAGTCGCCCCGATGCCATCATCGTCATTGGTGAAGGTGCCCAGCTGGGCATCAACGAGTGTCAGTACCAGTTCCGCTACGGCCGGTGGAACTGCTCAGCCCTGGGAGAGAGGACCGTGTTTGGACAAGAGCTGAGAGTAG GCAGCAGGGAAGCAGCATTCACTTATGCCATCACGGCCGCTGGAGTTGCACACGCAGTAACCGCAGCGTGTAGCCAAGGCAATCTGAGCCAGTGTGGTTGTGACCAGGACAAGCAGGGCTACCATGACCAGGAGGAGGGCTGGAAATGGGGAGGCTGCTCGGCTGATGTCAAATACGGCGTGGAGTTTTCGCGGCGTTTCATGGACGCCCGCGAGATCAAGAAAAACGCCCGGAGGCTGATGAACCTGCACAACAATGAGGCAGGGCGAAAG ATCctggaggagagaatgaagCTAGAGTGCAAGTGTCATGGTGTATCTGGTTCCTGTACTACTAAGACCTGTTGGATCACCCTGCCAAATTTCAGAGAGATCGGTAACCTGCTGAAGGAACGCTACAGCGATGCAGTTCAAGTAGAGCCAGTTCGAGCCACGCGGCTTCGCCAACCCTCTTTCCTGCGTCTCAAACAGGCTCGAGGCTACCAAAAGCCCACAGACACAGACCTGGTGTACCTGGAGCGCTCTCCCAACTATTGCGAAGAGGACAGGGCCACAGGAAGCACAGGGACAAGAGGAAGACTGTGCAACGGCACCTCGAGCCTCGCAGACGGCTGTAACGTGATGTGTTGTGGTCGGGGTCACAACACACACCACTACACGCGAGTCTGGCAGTGCAACTGCAAGTTCCACTGGTGCTGTTTCGTCAAGTGCAACACATGCAGTGAGAAATCAGAGGTTTTTACTTGCAAGTGA